Proteins encoded by one window of Lathyrus oleraceus cultivar Zhongwan6 chromosome 1, CAAS_Psat_ZW6_1.0, whole genome shotgun sequence:
- the LOC127119807 gene encoding peptidyl-prolyl cis-trans isomerase CYP38, chloroplastic has protein sequence MASSIIPRHYCSNFASTPILFHSNTHSKPLNYSFSHTNLGLKTLNTRCSYQPSPTHHSQFHDKHKGKTFCFKQSVISIALAVGLITGVPTLGWPNDAQAANSALSDLSVLISGPPIKDPGALLRYALPIDNKAIREVQKPLEDITDSLKISGVKALDSVERNVRQASRTLKQGKTLIVSGLAESKKEHGIELIDKLEAGIDEFELILQDRNRSSVGPKQKELLQYVGGIEEDMVDGFPYELPEEYRNMPLLKGRAAVDMKIKIKDNPNVDECVFHIVLDGYNAPVTAGNFVDLVERHFYDGMEIQRADGFVVQTGDPEGPAEGFIDPSTEKIRTVPLEIMVEGEKAPVYGETLEELGLYKAQTKLPFNAFGTMAMAREEFEDNSGSSQVFWLLKESELTPSNANILDGRYAVFGYVTENEDFLADLKVGDVIESIQVVSGLDNLVNPSYKIAG, from the exons ATGGCATCATCTATTATCCCTCGTCACTACTGCTCCAACTTTGCCTCCACCCCCATTTTGTTTCACTCCAATACTCACTCTAAGCCTCTTAATTACTCTTTTTCTCACACCAATCTTGGACTAAAAACTCTCAATACTCGTTGCTCTTACCAACCATCACCAACCCATCATTCTCAATTTCATGATAAACAT AAAGGGAAGACATTTTGCTTCAAGCAAAGTGTGATATCTATAGCACTTGCGGTCGGGTTAATAACGGGAGTTCCTACGTTGGGATGGCCTAACGATGCGCAAGCAGCTAACTCTGCGTTATCTGATCTGTCTGTATTGATATCTGGACCGCCGATTAAGGACCCCGGGGCATTGTTGAGATATGCTCTTCCTATTGACAATAAGGCGATTAGAGAAGTGCAAAAACCGCTAGAAGATATTACAGATAGTCTCAAGATTTCTGGTGTCAAGGCACTTGACTCTGTCGAAAGA AATGTGAGGCAAGCATCTCGAACTCTGAAGCAAGGGAAGACTTTAATTGTATCGGGTTTAGCTGAATCAAAGAAAGAACATGGAATTGAACTAATTGATAAGCTGGAAGCTGGTATCGATGAGTTTGAACTGATACTACAAGATAGGAATCGAAGCTCTGTTGGACCAAAACAGAAAGAACTTCTTCAATATGTTGGAGG TATTGAAGAAGACATGGTTGATGGATTTCCATACGAATTGCCCGAGGAATACCGAAACATGCCTTTATTGAAAGGGAGAGCAGCTGTAGATATGAAGATCAAGATTAAAGACAATCCCAACGTCGATGAGTGTGTTTTCCACATAGTTCTCGATGGTTATAATGCCCCCGTAACTGCAGGCAATTTTGTCGACTTGGTAGAAAGACACTTCTATGACGGCATGGAGATTCAAAGAG CGGACGGGTTTGTTGTCCAAACGGGTGACCCTGAAGGTCCTGCCGAGGGTTTTATCGATCCTAGTACCGAGAAAATAAGGACTGTACCTTTAGAAATTATGGTAGAGGGAGAAAAGGCACCTGTCTATGGAGAAACTCTAGAG GAGCTTGGTCTCTACAAGGCTCAAACAAAGCTTCCGTTTAATGCATTTGGGACAATGGCAATGGCAAGAGAG GAATTTGAGGACAACTCTGGCTCTAGCCAAGTATTTTGGCTATTGAAAGAAAGTGAGTTAACTCCGAGCAATGCCAATATATTGGATGGTAGATATGCTGTTTTTGGCTATGTAACAGAAAATGAAGATTTCTTAGCAGATCTTAAGGTTGGTGATGTCATAGAATCTATTCAAGTTGTTTCTGGTTTAGATAATTTGGTGAACCCAAGTTACAAGATTGCTGGTTAA
- the LOC127119799 gene encoding serine/threonine-protein kinase STY13: MKKSESGGYVRADQIDLKSLDEQLQRHLSRAWTMEKKNKEKEDEGGEVEGRSSSNTRQEWEIDPSKLIIKTVIARGTFGTVHRGVYDGLDVAVKLLDWGEEGHRSDAEIASLRAAFTQEVAVWHKLDHPNVTKFLGATMGTSDLQIQTENGHIGMPSNLCCVVVEYCPGGALKSYLIKNRRRKLAFKVVVQLALDLARGLSYLHIKKIVHRDVKTENMLLDKSRTLKIADFGVARIEASNPHDMTGETGTLGYMAPEVLNGSAYNRKCDVYSFGICLWEIYCCDMPYPDLSFSEVTSAVVRQNLRPEIPRCCPSSLANVMKRCWDANPDKRPEMDEVVIMLEAIDTSKGGGMIPLDQPQSCLCFRKYRGP, translated from the exons ATGAAGAAGAGTGAGAGTGGTGGATATGTGAGAGCAGATCAAATAGATCTCAAGAGTTTAGATGAACAATTACAGAGGCATCTTAGTAGAGCATGGACTatggagaagaagaataaggaGAAAGAAGATGAAGGGGGTGAAGTTGAAGGAAGGTCTTCTTCTAATACTAGACAAGAATGGGAGATTGATCCTTCTAAACTTATCATCAAAACTGTCATTGCTCGTGGCACTTTTGGTACTGTTCATCGTGGTGTTTATGATGGTCTAGACGTTGCTG TTAAGCTTCTTGATTGGGGGGAAGAGGGACATCGGTCAGACGCCGAAATAGCTTCATTGAGAGCGGCTTTTACACAAGAAGTTGCTGTTTGGCACAAGCTTGACCATCCTAATGTAACCAAG TTTCTTGGTGCAACAATGGGAACATCAGACCTACAGATACAAACGGAAAACGGACATATAGGAATGCCGAGTAATCTCTGTTGTGTCGTCGTTGAGTATTGTCCTGGTGGTGCTCTTAAGTCGTATCTAATTAAAAATCGAAGAAGGAAGCTTGCTTTTAAAGTGGTTGTTCAACTAGCTCTTGACCTTGCAAGAGG GTTGAGTTATCTCCACATAAAAAAGATTGTCCACAGAGACGTTAAAACAGAAAATATGCTTCTAGACAAGTCACGCACGTTGAAAATCGCTGATTTTGGTGTAGCTCGTATCGAAGCTTCGAATCCTCATGACATGACTGGTGAAACTGGAACGCTAGGTTACATGGCTCCCGAG GTTCTAAATGGTAGTGCATACAATAGAAAATGCGACGTGTATAGTTTCGGAATATGCTTATGGGAGATATACTGCTGTGACATGCCATATCCTGATCTCAGTTTCTCAGAAGTAACATCAGCTGTTGTAAGACAG AATCTAAGGCCAGAGATTCCGCGATGTTGTCCAAGCTCACTGGCGAACGTGATGAAAAGATGTTGGGATGCTAATCCTGATAAGAGGCCAGAGATGGATGAAGTTGTTATCATGTTGGAAGCTATCGACACTTCAAAAGGCGGAGGTATGATCCCTCTTGATCAGCCTCAAAGTTGTTTATGTTTCCGCAAGTATAGAGGACCTTGA